The Toxorhynchites rutilus septentrionalis strain SRP chromosome 3, ASM2978413v1, whole genome shotgun sequence genome includes a region encoding these proteins:
- the LOC129779130 gene encoding programmed cell death protein 2-like isoform X2, with amino-acid sequence MAKNKCVVLLGYEDEPITEKDKPYLNHTVNKIGGVPNWPSSEIAIAPCPLCGQNRSLIMQIYAPLENSQFHRTLYIFACLNAPCSTQSQSWICVRAQALEKSPVDSEAGLKASNQVVKNTASNISWCSGADDWDDDGASAAITYMRVDTENIPDLANEENGNIIRYEPSRISDEDDESNSLENDPVPGFGKLRVDEKNANGAAAQDIIVDNPYACKATAEIEGMEEGVILVETPVSPKRDLIALLKQPQIIPRDVINLTLSSSYISVDEERSSSPNISDHVRELLQEYQKKEEVKTSPDSPVGQGIASGGQPAIGEQELYEKDAIIHGDTMFHSFLTKLQKNPGQILRYSRNAQPVLIAPLKEVLSPRCQHCGSELICEVQILPTLIDKLRLEATGDRVPIDFGTILIWTCMKSCWDTPDRMRTEMLVSIHTMNSWKKIIIG; translated from the exons ATGGCGAAGAATAAATGTGTGGTTTTACTAGGATATGAGGATGAACCAATCACCGAAAAGGATAAGCCGTACCTCAATCATACAGTGAACAAAATCGGTGGAGTTCCG AACTGGCCCTCCTCAGAAATTGCTATAGCTCCGTGCCCACTGTGTGGGCAAAATCGTTCACTGATAATGCAGATATATGCACCATTAGAAAATTCCCAATTTCATAGAACGTTATACATCTTTGCATGTCTGAACGCTCCCTGTTCTACACAATCGCAGAGCTGGATTTGCGTGCGAGCTCAAGCGTTGGAGAAGAGCCCAGTGGATAGCGAGGCTGGACTGAAAGCATCGAATCAGGTTGTAAAAAACACTGCCAGTAACATCTCCTGGTGTAGCGGAGCAGACGATTGGGATGATGACGGTGCTAGTGCTGCCATCACTTATATGCGAGTCGACACCGAAAATATACCGGATCTAGCGAATGAAGAAAACGGAAATATCATTCGGTACGAACCCAGCCGAATTTCCGACGAAGACGATGAAAGTAACTCGTTAGAGAACGATCCGGTGCCAGGGTTTGGAAAACTTCGTGTCGATGAAAAGAATGCTAATGGAGCTGCCGCCCAGGATATCATAGTAGATAATCCTTATGCCTGCAAAGCGACAGCTGAAATCGAAGGAATGGAAGAAGGCGTAATATTAGTGGAGACGCCTGTTTCTCCAAAAAGAGACTTGATAGCACTGTTAAAACAACCACAGATTATTCCGCGGGATGTGATCAATTTGACCTTAAGTAGTTCATACATTAGCGTTGACGAAGAACGTTCTTCTTCACCGAATATTTCCGACCATGTGCGAGAGTTACTACAAGAGTATCAAAAAAAAGAAGAGG TGAAAACTAGTCCAGATAGTCCAGTGGGTCAGGGCATTGCCAGTGGTGGACAACCCGCAATCGGAGAACAAGAACTGTACGAGAAAGATGCTATTATTCACGGAGACACGATGTTCCACAGTTTCCTGACCAAACTGCAGAAAAATCCTGGACAAATTTTACGGTATTCTCGCAATGCTCAGCCGGTTCTGATCGCTCCCCTAAAGGAGGTGCTTTCACCAAGATGCCAACATTGTGGTAGTGAATTGATTTGCGAAGTACAAATCTTACCAACTTTAATCGACAAATTACGTTTGGAGGCCACTGGGGATCGAGTTCCAATCGATTTCGGAACCATCCTAATATGGACCTGTATGAAAAGCTGCTGGGACACACCGGATAGAATGCGTACAGAAATG cTCGTATCAATACACACTATGAACAGTTGGAAGAAGATTATAATTGGATGA
- the LOC129779130 gene encoding programmed cell death protein 2-like isoform X1, with translation MAKNKCVVLLGYEDEPITEKDKPYLNHTVNKIGGVPNWPSSEIAIAPCPLCGQNRSLIMQIYAPLENSQFHRTLYIFACLNAPCSTQSQSWICVRAQALEKSPVDSEAGLKASNQVVKNTASNISWCSGADDWDDDGASAAITYMRVDTENIPDLANEENGNIIRYEPSRISDEDDESNSLENDPVPGFGKLRVDEKNANGAAAQDIIVDNPYACKATAEIEGMEEGVILVETPVSPKRDLIALLKQPQIIPRDVINLTLSSSYISVDEERSSSPNISDHVRELLQEYQKKEEVKTSPDSPVGQGIASGGQPAIGEQELYEKDAIIHGDTMFHSFLTKLQKNPGQILRYSRNAQPVLIAPLKEVLSPRCQHCGSELICEVQILPTLIDKLRLEATGDRVPIDFGTILIWTCMKSCWDTPDRMRTEMVLVQQESQSFTSHLECTQ, from the exons ATGGCGAAGAATAAATGTGTGGTTTTACTAGGATATGAGGATGAACCAATCACCGAAAAGGATAAGCCGTACCTCAATCATACAGTGAACAAAATCGGTGGAGTTCCG AACTGGCCCTCCTCAGAAATTGCTATAGCTCCGTGCCCACTGTGTGGGCAAAATCGTTCACTGATAATGCAGATATATGCACCATTAGAAAATTCCCAATTTCATAGAACGTTATACATCTTTGCATGTCTGAACGCTCCCTGTTCTACACAATCGCAGAGCTGGATTTGCGTGCGAGCTCAAGCGTTGGAGAAGAGCCCAGTGGATAGCGAGGCTGGACTGAAAGCATCGAATCAGGTTGTAAAAAACACTGCCAGTAACATCTCCTGGTGTAGCGGAGCAGACGATTGGGATGATGACGGTGCTAGTGCTGCCATCACTTATATGCGAGTCGACACCGAAAATATACCGGATCTAGCGAATGAAGAAAACGGAAATATCATTCGGTACGAACCCAGCCGAATTTCCGACGAAGACGATGAAAGTAACTCGTTAGAGAACGATCCGGTGCCAGGGTTTGGAAAACTTCGTGTCGATGAAAAGAATGCTAATGGAGCTGCCGCCCAGGATATCATAGTAGATAATCCTTATGCCTGCAAAGCGACAGCTGAAATCGAAGGAATGGAAGAAGGCGTAATATTAGTGGAGACGCCTGTTTCTCCAAAAAGAGACTTGATAGCACTGTTAAAACAACCACAGATTATTCCGCGGGATGTGATCAATTTGACCTTAAGTAGTTCATACATTAGCGTTGACGAAGAACGTTCTTCTTCACCGAATATTTCCGACCATGTGCGAGAGTTACTACAAGAGTATCAAAAAAAAGAAGAGG TGAAAACTAGTCCAGATAGTCCAGTGGGTCAGGGCATTGCCAGTGGTGGACAACCCGCAATCGGAGAACAAGAACTGTACGAGAAAGATGCTATTATTCACGGAGACACGATGTTCCACAGTTTCCTGACCAAACTGCAGAAAAATCCTGGACAAATTTTACGGTATTCTCGCAATGCTCAGCCGGTTCTGATCGCTCCCCTAAAGGAGGTGCTTTCACCAAGATGCCAACATTGTGGTAGTGAATTGATTTGCGAAGTACAAATCTTACCAACTTTAATCGACAAATTACGTTTGGAGGCCACTGGGGATCGAGTTCCAATCGATTTCGGAACCATCCTAATATGGACCTGTATGAAAAGCTGCTGGGACACACCGGATAGAATGCGTACAGAAATGGTATTGGTGCAACAAGAATCTCAGAGTTTTACTTCTCATTTAGAATGTACACAGTAA